In Zingiber officinale cultivar Zhangliang chromosome 1A, Zo_v1.1, whole genome shotgun sequence, a genomic segment contains:
- the LOC122005884 gene encoding probable pectinesterase 55, with protein MGKHLRNERMMEEDRSCVCIVGAASISKFITVDQKGHGNFKTIQAAIDSIPDGNQQWVQINIKKGTYREKVHIWGPKPFIVLQGEGASNTRIDWNDHGDTRNCATFIVYANDFVARDITFSNSYNWNYQAPEVAEAALVGGDRNSFYRCHFIGHQDTLCDYLGRHFYYGCWIEGSVDFIFGFAQSIYEKCTLHSNGKGWLIANAKKNQNSPTGFVFKYCTIRTSSQGTYLGRAWNEWSTVIFFKTYMPANIQPQGWQGWYASPNE; from the exons CTGTGTGTGCATAGTTGGAGCTGCTTCAATCTCCAAATTCATTACTGTTGATCAGAAAGGGCATGGAAATTTCAAGACTATTCAAGCTGCTATCGATTCCATTCCTGATGGCAATCAACAGTGGGTTCAAATTAATATAAAGAAAGGAACTTACAG GGAGAAGGTTCACATATGGGGGCCAAAACCATTTATTGTTCTCCAAGGCGAAGGTGCTAGCAACACTAGAATCGACTGGAATGATCACGGTGATACTAGAAATTGTGCAACCTTTATCGTCTATGCCAATGACTTTGTTGCTCGCGATATTACATTTTCA AATTCATATAACTGGAATTATCAGGCGCCTGAAGTAGCAGAGGCAGCACTAGTAGGGGGAGATAGGAATTCCTTCTATAGGTGTCATTTCATAGGCCACCAAGACACCTTGTGTGACTACCTAGGTCGTCATTTTTACTACGGATGTTGGATCGAGGGCAGTGTCGACTTCATTTTTGGCTTTGCGCAATCCATATACGAG AAATGTACTTTGCATTCGAATGGAAAGGGTTGGTTGATCGCAAATGCTAAGAAGAACCAAAATTCCCCAACTGGGTTTGTATTCAAGTATTGCACCATTCGAACCTCGAGCCAGGGCACTTACCTCGGAAGAGCATGGAATGAATGGTCCACTGTGATTTTCTTTAAGACATACATGCCTGCAAATATTCAACCTCAAGGTTGGCAGGGATGGTATGCGTCTCCGAATGAGTAA